The following are from one region of the Osmerus mordax isolate fOsmMor3 chromosome 1, fOsmMor3.pri, whole genome shotgun sequence genome:
- the fblim1 gene encoding filamin-binding LIM protein 1, which produces MASAAPQKRMVSSVFITLASPYRATVIQQHHARQTHDALAGDIQHTAVQVHPGGSDTLTRRKGSAGTEARGGSAQKQVETATLPKVRLSVSPRPSTPSLPDPGSVPVAEAGLGDAEPGKDTPRTTSEELSPSPPPPPVFVDTDHLTQGAPPLPPPPILEPSLTAPLNGRIPVQTPAPNKQGRTVKPDTRSPSRVEDPNNILGALEGPLEPGMESREVCGFCRKPVALSDPAIDALNRTYHDSCFQCRQCRVPLAGKLYYNNAGIPLCEDCYQASLELCWVCGEVIKDHVIRALERAYHPACFTCATCSQPIGEQRFAQGEVGEVYCLQDYYRKYAPECSACQQLIIPREDGTDSYTVECLGRSFHEDCYRCEVCITQLSPEPNDHGCYPLDGRVLCKSCHLTLVQSGPL; this is translated from the exons ATGGCGTCCGCAGCTCCTCAGAAGAGGATGGTCTCCTCCGTCTTCATCACCCTGGCGTCTCCTTACCGAGCCACCGTGATTCAGCAACATCATGCCCGCCAAACCCACGACGCCCTGGCCGGAGACATCCAACACACGGCCGTGCAGGTTCACCCGGGGGGAAGTGACACGCTGACACGCAGGAAGGGGAGCGCTGGCACTGAGGCCCGGGGAGGGAGCGCCCAGAAACAGGTGGAGACTGCTACCCTTCCCAAGGTCAGACTGTCAGTCTCTCCTCGACCCTCAACACCCAGCCTCCCCGACCCTGGCTCTGTCCCTGTCGCTGAAGCTGGTCTAGGGGATGCAGAACCCGGGAAGGACACGCCACGGACGACCTCTGAAG agctctctccttcacctcctcctccacctgtgtTTGTGGACACAGACCATTTGACGCAGGGagctccacccctgccccctccacccatACTTGAGCCCTCGCTGACTGCCCCTCTCAACGGCAGGATCCCTGTCCAAACACCCGCTCCAAACAAACAG GGAAGAACAGTGAAACCAGATACAAGATCACCAAGTAGGGTGGAGGATCCTAACAATATCCTGGGGGCCCTGGAGGGCCCGCTGGAGCCAGGCATGGAGAGCAGGG AGGTGTGCGGCTTCTGCCGGAAGCCTGTGGCTCTCAGTGACCCGGCAATAGATGCCCTGAACCGGACATACCACGACAGCTGCTTCCAATGCAGGCAATGCCGTGTCCCCTTAGCTGGGAAACTGTACTACAACAATGCGGGAATCCCACTGTGTGAAGATTGCTACCAG GCCAGCTTGGAGCTCTGCTGGGTGTGTGGCGAAGTCATCAAAGACCACGTGATTCGTGCTCTAGAGCGAGCCTACCATCCGGCCTGTTTCACATGTGCAACATGCAGTCAACCCATCGGAGAGCAGAGATTTGCCCAGGGAGAGGTTGGCGAAGTCTACTGCCTTCAAGACTATTACAG GAAATATGCTCCCGAGTGTAGTGCGTGCCAGCAGCTGATCATTCCCCGGGAAGACGGCACGGACAGTTACACGGTGGAGTGTCTGGGACGGTCCTTCCATGAGGACTGCTATCGCTGCGAG GTCTGCATCACCCAGCTCTCCCCAGAGCCAAACGACCACGGCTGCTATCCGCTGGACGGGAGAGTGCTCTGTAAATCCTGTCACCTCACCCTGGTTCAGTCTGGTCCTCTCTAG